One stretch of Chloroflexota bacterium DNA includes these proteins:
- a CDS encoding metallophosphoesterase family protein, giving the protein MNRIILEPPATAKVRNMRCLVVADVHSNLEALNAVIAHAEASGGFVRVLCLGDVVGYGPDPGECLALLRSYPHAAVAGNHDLAAIGELSVETFNPAARAAALWTRHRLTPGEQDYLRSNLLRHEEAEATLVHGTPREPVWEYFLPWLMPPEVTGECFSLFDTPLCLLGHSHLPFACDESGVVTPLQPGMSVALDGARLIINPGSVGQPRDGDPRAAYAVYDTAARTITHHRVPYDIERTQVKMAAAGLPDSLAARLSFGR; this is encoded by the coding sequence ATGAACCGAATTATACTTGAGCCGCCAGCTACGGCCAAGGTGAGGAACATGCGCTGCCTTGTGGTGGCCGATGTGCACAGCAACCTGGAGGCCCTCAACGCGGTCATCGCACACGCGGAGGCGTCCGGCGGTTTCGTGCGCGTCCTCTGCCTGGGCGACGTCGTCGGGTACGGGCCGGACCCCGGCGAGTGCCTCGCGTTGCTGCGTTCCTACCCCCACGCCGCGGTCGCCGGCAACCACGATCTGGCCGCCATCGGCGAGCTTTCCGTCGAGACGTTCAACCCCGCGGCCCGCGCCGCTGCGCTGTGGACGCGCCACCGGCTCACGCCCGGCGAGCAGGACTACCTTCGCTCGAACCTGCTCCGCCACGAGGAGGCCGAGGCCACGCTGGTGCACGGCACGCCGCGCGAGCCGGTGTGGGAGTACTTCCTGCCCTGGCTTATGCCCCCGGAGGTCACCGGCGAGTGCTTCAGCCTCTTCGACACTCCCCTGTGCCTGCTCGGCCACTCGCATCTCCCTTTCGCTTGCGACGAGTCCGGCGTCGTCACGCCGCTCCAGCCCGGCATGTCAGTCGCCCTCGACGGCGCTCGCTTGATAATCAACCCCGGCAGCGTCGGCCAGCCCCGCGACGGTGACCCTCGCGCCGCCTACGCCGTCTATGACACCGCAGCCCGCACAATCACCCACCACCGCGTGCCCTACGACATCGAGCGGACGCAGGTGAAGATGGCGGCCGCCGGCCTCCCGGACTCGCTGGCCGCGCGGCTGAGCTTTGGGCGGTGA